In Mycteria americana isolate JAX WOST 10 ecotype Jacksonville Zoo and Gardens unplaced genomic scaffold, USCA_MyAme_1.0 Scaffold_231, whole genome shotgun sequence, the following are encoded in one genomic region:
- the LOC142403383 gene encoding LOW QUALITY PROTEIN: tumor necrosis factor-like (The sequence of the model RefSeq protein was modified relative to this genomic sequence to represent the inferred CDS: inserted 5 bases in 3 codons; deleted 2 bases in 2 codons) — MPMPTPAALGGRPGGPELLQAPRGDKPAAHVVASSSSPSSPEGLVWDDRVAPSLVRNGVRLRGNRLVVPRDGLYFVYAAAAFQXGGRCPPRAAAARPLRLSVSRFSEEYPRDVPLLTAVRSVCPGAGARRRRRRRRRXGGGGGGGAGGGGGGGGGXGRQLWFESLYQGAVFQLRRGDQLAATTTAGRFLDLHGGGQAYFGVVGVD; from the exons ATGCCGATGCCGACGCCGGCAGCACTGG gggggcggccgggggggccggaGCTGCTGCAGGCGCCGCGTGGGGACAAACCGGCCGCGCACGTCGTGG cctcctcctcctcgccctcctcccccgAGGGGCTGGTGTGGGACGACCGGGTGGCCCCGTCCCTGGTGCGGAAC GGGGTGCGGCTGCGGGGGAACCGCCTGGTGGTGCCGCGCGACGGCCTCTACTTCGTCtacgccgccgccgccttcca ggggggccgctgccccccccgcgccgccgccgcccgccccctgcGCCTCTCCGTCTCCCGCTTCTCCGAGGAGTAC CCCCGCGACGTCCCCCTCCTCACCGCCGTCCGCTCCGTctgccccggcgcgggggcgcggcggcggcggcggcggcggcggc cgggaggaggaggcggagggggagcgggaggaggaggaggaggaggaggagg agggcggCAGCTCTGGTTCGAGTCGCTCTACCAAGGCGCCGTCTTCCAGCTGCGCCGCGGGGACCAGTTGGCCGCCACCACCACGGCCGGCCGCTTCCTGGACCTGCACGGCGGCGGGCAGGCCTACTTCGGGGTCGTGGGCGTGGACTGA